The Christiangramia flava JLT2011 region GGAATTCTTAGTAATTTAGAGGAGCCTAAAAAACATATATGAAATTCACAGCATCCAAGATCAACCAGTTCGTAATGCTCAAATTGCCAAGCGCATGGTTATGCGGTGTACGCGTAAAAGCCATAGATAATACCGAGTGTGAGGTAGGTGTTACGCATCGCTGGATCAATCAGAACCCTTTTCGTTCCATGTATTTTGCAGTCCAGGCTATGGCAGCGGAACTAAGCACCGGGGCCCTGGTAATGTCGAAAATACAACAGGAGGGAAAGCAGATTTCGATGCTCGTGGCT contains the following coding sequences:
- a CDS encoding DUF4442 domain-containing protein — translated: MKFTASKINQFVMLKLPSAWLCGVRVKAIDNTECEVGVTHRWINQNPFRSMYFAVQAMAAELSTGALVMSKIQQEGKQISMLVAQNKSVFKKKATGKIRFKCYDGQKITEAVQKTIQTGQGQTCWMTSIGTNSDGVEVSVFEFEWTVKLKS